A region of the Bacteroidota bacterium genome:
CGCGTGCTGGACGCGTTCGCGGACGCTCCGACGCGGCTCTGCGCCTACAGCGACGCCCCCGCCGCGCAGCGCGCCCTGGCCGAGGCGCTGGCCGGGAAGCGCGCAGACTAACCCGCACGGCCCGCCGGGCGGAGCAACGAAGCAAAGAAGGAGTACTATCCTGGACGACCACCCCGCCATGAGCCTCTTCAACTTCTTCACCGGCACCCGGCCCGCCCTCATCACCGACGCCATGGGGGCGGTCGACACCATGCTCCGGGTGTCGGGCGAGATGCTGGAGGCCGCGCTCGCCTGCCTGCTCGACAACGAGGCGCTGCAGGTGGACCTCTCGGCGCGGGACCAGATCGTGAACGAAGGGGAGCAGGAAGTGCGCCGCCTCGTCATCGAGCACCTCGCCATCGACCCCGAGCGCGAGCGTATCCTGTCGCTCATCCTCGTCTCGGCCGTCCAGGAAGCGGAGCGGGTCGGCGACCTGGCGAAGTCGCTCGCGGCGGCCTCAACGCTGGCCGACACGCCCCGGCTGAGCCCGCACGTCCAACCCCTGCGCGACCTACGCGACCGGCTGCAGCGCCTCGTCGAGTCGACGCGCAAGGGCTTCGTCCAGGGCGACGCACGCGCTGCCCGGCGCGTGACCGAGGAGCACCAGGAAATCAAGCGCCTTGTCGGTGGGTACCTCGAAACCATCGCGCACGCCGACGACCTGT
Encoded here:
- a CDS encoding PhoU domain-containing protein, translated to MSLFNFFTGTRPALITDAMGAVDTMLRVSGEMLEAALACLLDNEALQVDLSARDQIVNEGEQEVRRLVIEHLAIDPERERILSLILVSAVQEAERVGDLAKSLAAASTLADTPRLSPHVQPLRDLRDRLQRLVESTRKGFVQGDARAARRVTEEHQEIKRLVGGYLETIAHADDLSSNEAVVFAISMRMMGRISSHLSNIVSSTLVPFDQIRRPA